In Acidimicrobiia bacterium, the DNA window GCGCAGTGCTCGACGCCCTCCGTCGCAACCGCCGCGTCGTCCTGCTCGACATGCTGGGATACGGATTGTCCGACAAGCCGGACATCGCGTACACCATCTCCTTGCAGGCCGACATCGTCGGTGCGTTCACGTCCGAGCTCGACCTCACCACGCTCGCGCTCCTGACGCACGACATGGGAGACACCGTCGGCGGCGAACTCCTGGCGCGTCAGATGGACGGCTCGTGGCCCGCAGAAGTGACCCGGCGCGTCCTCACGAACGGCAGCATCTACATCGAGATGGCGCACCTGAGCGCGGGGCAGCAGTTGCTGCTCAGCCTGCCCGACGAGCGGCTGACCGCCGACGGGCTGATCGACGGCAGCGCAGTCAAGGCGGGAGTCGCCGCGACGTTCAGCCCGAGGTCGAACGTCGCCGACGAGGAGCTCACGGCGCTCGGAGAGCTGGTCGCTCACGACGACGGGCACCTGATGCTGCCCCGACTGATCCGCTACATCGAAGAACGCAGGCGACACGAAGCGCGCTTCACGGGAGCGATCGAGGCACACCCTTCCGCGCTGGGCATCGTGTGGGGACGCGACGATCCCATCGCGGTCGCCTCGATGGTCGACCGTCTCCACACCGCGCGTGCCGACGCCAGCGTGTCGATGCTCGACGGTGTGGGCCACTACCCGATGATCGAGTCACCCGCGCGCTTCGTGACCGCAGTGGATCTCACCCTGGGCCAGGACTAGGACGAACGCGCCAGGCGAGCGATGCCGAGCTCGGCGGCAA includes these proteins:
- a CDS encoding alpha/beta hydrolase, whose protein sequence is MGNKVTSPDAVAAWERLGEYRVLAGHRIFTVAAPPLGAETLEPLLVLHGFPTSSFDFRAVLDALRRNRRVVLLDMLGYGLSDKPDIAYTISLQADIVGAFTSELDLTTLALLTHDMGDTVGGELLARQMDGSWPAEVTRRVLTNGSIYIEMAHLSAGQQLLLSLPDERLTADGLIDGSAVKAGVAATFSPRSNVADEELTALGELVAHDDGHLMLPRLIRYIEERRRHEARFTGAIEAHPSALGIVWGRDDPIAVASMVDRLHTARADASVSMLDGVGHYPMIESPARFVTAVDLTLGQD